A stretch of Myroides oncorhynchi DNA encodes these proteins:
- a CDS encoding ABC transporter substrate-binding protein: MKSIIHYVSIFCVCVLTFSCQNKSANQDINLVFRYNENANIQTLDPAFARSMAIIWPCNQLFNGLVQLDDSLHVQPDIARSWTISEDGKRYDFTLRSDVYFHKHTNFGVDSTRTVNAHDFAYSFNRIVDKNVVSPGAWIFQKVEKFTAVNDSVFRIELKEAFPAFLGLLSMRYASVVPKEVVEDKTQDFRSHPIGTGPFYFKFWEENIKLVLRKNTRYFEKDEKGVSLPYLEAVSITFLPDKQSSFLQFLQGNLDFISGLDPSYKDEIITEDGQLNPKYNDKIQMVTGPYLNTEYLGFNLDSPSAVQDKRIRQALDKGFDRNKMLLHLRSGMGEDNVGGIIPKGLEGQISLDPLYNPQVALELVNAYKKEKKIDRVEVTLSTNASYLDIGEYLQREWKKIGIDVVVDVTPPASLRQGMASGKVSFFRGSWIADYPDAENYLSLFYSKNKAPNGPNYTRFDNQTYDKLYNQALSEASPDKRAILYQQMDNIIAEEVPAIILFYDRAARFSHQNVKGLGINPMNNLFLKRVYKE, encoded by the coding sequence ATGAAATCAATAATTCATTACGTTTCAATATTTTGTGTCTGTGTACTGACGTTTTCTTGTCAGAATAAATCAGCCAATCAAGATATCAATTTAGTTTTTAGATATAACGAGAATGCTAATATTCAAACATTAGACCCTGCTTTTGCTAGAAGTATGGCTATTATTTGGCCGTGTAATCAACTTTTTAATGGGTTGGTACAGCTAGATGACAGCCTACACGTACAGCCTGATATCGCCAGATCGTGGACTATAAGTGAAGACGGTAAGCGATATGACTTTACTCTTAGATCAGATGTGTACTTCCACAAGCATACTAATTTTGGAGTAGACAGTACACGCACAGTGAATGCTCATGATTTTGCCTATAGCTTTAATAGAATAGTAGATAAGAATGTCGTCTCTCCAGGAGCGTGGATATTTCAGAAGGTAGAGAAGTTCACTGCTGTTAACGACAGTGTGTTTCGTATCGAATTGAAGGAAGCTTTTCCTGCATTTTTAGGATTGTTATCGATGAGGTATGCTTCTGTTGTACCTAAGGAAGTGGTGGAAGATAAGACACAAGACTTCCGTTCTCACCCTATCGGGACAGGGCCTTTCTACTTTAAGTTTTGGGAAGAGAATATTAAGCTAGTACTACGCAAAAATACTCGCTACTTTGAGAAAGATGAGAAAGGGGTATCTTTACCTTATCTAGAGGCGGTATCTATCACTTTCTTACCAGATAAACAAAGTAGTTTCTTACAATTCTTACAAGGTAATTTAGACTTTATCTCAGGATTAGACCCGTCTTATAAGGATGAAATCATCACTGAAGATGGACAACTCAACCCTAAGTACAATGATAAAATCCAAATGGTGACAGGGCCTTATCTAAATACAGAATATCTTGGTTTTAACCTTGATTCGCCTAGTGCAGTACAAGATAAGAGAATAAGACAAGCGCTCGATAAAGGATTTGACCGAAATAAGATGTTACTTCATTTGCGCAGTGGGATGGGTGAAGATAATGTAGGGGGGATTATCCCTAAAGGTCTTGAGGGGCAAATCTCTCTTGATCCTTTGTATAATCCACAAGTCGCTTTAGAGCTAGTGAATGCTTATAAAAAAGAGAAGAAAATAGACAGAGTAGAAGTAACGCTATCTACGAATGCCTCTTATCTAGATATAGGTGAATATTTACAGCGCGAGTGGAAGAAGATCGGTATAGATGTAGTGGTAGACGTTACTCCTCCGGCATCTTTACGTCAGGGTATGGCGTCAGGTAAAGTGTCATTCTTTAGAGGAAGTTGGATAGCAGATTATCCAGATGCAGAGAACTATCTGTCTCTCTTTTATTCAAAGAACAAGGCCCCTAATGGACCTAACTATACTCGATTTGATAACCAAACATATGACAAATTATACAATCAAGCGTTAAGTGAAGCCTCTCCAGATAAACGAGCTATACTTTATCAGCAGATGGATAACATCATTGCAGAGGAAGTACCTGCTATCATCTTGTTTTACGATAGAGCAGCACGGTTCTCTCATCAAAATGTAAAGGGATTAGGCATTAACCCAATGAACAACTTATTCTTAAAAAGAGTGTATAAAGAGTAG
- a CDS encoding IS1595 family transposase, which translates to MLNLFTFSAEFTSEEACRLHFKEQRDKLGVTCQRCGHDAHYWIQSRWSYECKKCRSRMTLKSGTIMEHSKLSFLIWYKTMFLMTATKKGFSTLEIQKQLGLKRYEPVWAMVHKLRKAMGNRDSKYTLEGMLEMDEGYFKVETSEIEKSKTKSGRGSTGVQNVAIMAESTVLENIETGEKQNHVRFFKAVVLEDHKAESVNEMIRKNIEESSIVLTDKSTSYVDISDFVQIHITEKSSEQTTKETLKWVHIAISNAKRNLLGNYHKIKRKYLQAYLDEFVYKLNRRYFGEKLFDRLIIANITAYDK; encoded by the coding sequence ATGCTAAACCTTTTTACCTTTTCGGCTGAATTTACAAGTGAAGAAGCTTGCCGTTTACATTTTAAAGAGCAACGTGATAAGTTAGGAGTTACTTGTCAAAGATGTGGTCATGATGCCCACTATTGGATTCAAAGTAGATGGAGTTATGAATGTAAAAAATGTCGTTCTCGTATGACTTTAAAAAGTGGTACAATTATGGAGCATTCAAAACTATCTTTTTTGATATGGTATAAGACAATGTTCTTAATGACAGCGACTAAAAAAGGCTTTTCAACTTTAGAAATTCAAAAGCAATTAGGACTAAAAAGATATGAGCCAGTATGGGCAATGGTACATAAGCTTCGCAAGGCAATGGGTAATAGAGATAGCAAGTATACTTTAGAGGGAATGTTAGAGATGGATGAGGGATATTTTAAAGTAGAAACATCTGAAATAGAGAAATCTAAAACTAAAAGTGGTCGAGGATCTACAGGTGTTCAAAATGTTGCTATTATGGCTGAAAGTACAGTTTTAGAGAACATAGAAACAGGTGAAAAACAAAATCATGTACGCTTTTTTAAAGCTGTTGTTTTAGAAGATCATAAAGCTGAAAGTGTTAATGAAATGATCAGGAAAAATATTGAAGAAAGTAGCATTGTCTTAACTGATAAGAGTACTTCTTATGTAGATATTTCAGATTTTGTTCAGATACATATTACTGAAAAATCATCAGAACAAACAACAAAAGAGACTCTAAAATGGGTACATATAGCTATCAGTAATGCTAAAAGAAATCTACTGGGAAATTACCATAAAATTAAACGAAAATACCTTCAAGCTTACTTAGATGAATTCGTTTATAAACTTAATAGAAGATACTTTGGTGAAAAGCTCTTTGATAGGCTTATTATTGCCAATATTACAGCTTATGACAAATAA
- a CDS encoding LytR/AlgR family response regulator transcription factor translates to MLNELVVLVVDDEPKVAEVLKMIIENKINCEDRISVHTACSVQEAVKLVQQHLPDIVFLDIHMPEEDGFELFNYVDKNTFEVVFTTAYDQYAIEAINKYDCLKYLLKPIGVQDVQSVFDKYKDMEGYQYFYKVIKNNQKRYVVRVEDIVYCKAADNYCEIYLKDQKYLISKTLKNVEDKIQHKNFKRVNRSYLVNVDYIDYIDKETNVIYFKEVIVVNNEVSDNVITVAASMMKELNNLNI, encoded by the coding sequence ATGTTAAATGAATTAGTAGTCTTAGTAGTAGACGACGAGCCGAAAGTGGCTGAAGTATTAAAAATGATAATTGAGAATAAAATCAATTGTGAGGATCGTATTTCTGTTCATACAGCATGTTCTGTGCAAGAAGCAGTAAAGCTGGTACAACAACATCTCCCTGATATTGTTTTTTTAGATATTCATATGCCTGAAGAGGACGGTTTTGAGCTATTTAATTATGTTGATAAAAATACTTTTGAAGTAGTATTCACTACAGCATATGATCAGTATGCTATAGAGGCTATTAATAAATATGATTGTTTAAAGTACTTGTTAAAACCTATTGGAGTTCAGGATGTTCAGAGTGTTTTTGATAAATATAAGGACATGGAGGGGTATCAGTATTTCTATAAAGTAATTAAGAATAATCAGAAGAGATATGTAGTTCGAGTAGAAGACATCGTATACTGCAAGGCGGCTGATAACTATTGTGAGATATATCTGAAAGATCAAAAGTATTTAATTTCGAAGACACTTAAGAATGTTGAAGACAAGATACAACACAAGAATTTTAAACGCGTTAATCGCTCCTATTTAGTTAATGTAGATTATATCGACTATATTGATAAAGAAACTAATGTCATTTATTTTAAAGAAGTTATTGTAGTAAATAATGAAGTTTCTGACAATGTAATTACAGTGGCAGCATCTATGATGAAAGAGCTCAATAATCTTAATATATGA
- a CDS encoding histidine kinase, giving the protein MRYLLTVVLFLIHIISFSQGVVTKKYTIENGLMANDVRALCVDSKGILWIGSRSGLTQKIQGVVRPNEDAARYRYTNITDVVEDDYQGIWVGSYGQGILYRGKDEVRIISTQQGLVSNRIRRIFAHEEYVYVATSDGVSIISMKDYSIVNPTFRVSDNNPFEVSDFFVYEGGVYVSTINDGIYKVVEDKLVLVEKVGKVFAAIQVDGLVFYGCEEGLIVKNMSTNTIVKKYDIPPVKDIKRANNQLYIVSGGTDDNNSHIYRWDGVSLENITEYLGVLATDFYSIGYDEKNDFLYLGTKSQGVFQVDLFSALSFDSSIGGVSVIKELKDRIFLFSTKGMFVQNKNGKIFELALSRFKEYQEQHYKKYVNLTTKGNHFYEIDYATLAERIVFYSAVVHGDSIWVSSNIGVFQVGYNGYILSYHSIHTYQFGFYQNQFIETNPFGGVRIYEDLFNMKYKYFFRMDSKNIPRDIVDITYVDDKMYFAGALDGLYVLDKDGFLSIVDTNYFMENRLKKIAKGPNNTLYVATDFNDVYLLETKSGKYQVKDFISNKEIVGSNISLLKYYKDKIFIGTSKGLSVLGKDSRFYFNKEQGLGNAEILSYALKDNLLYIGTTEGLYVLDIDYFNRREVEYNVNISQIEINGKELNKKGVVYYDIRELYLKSKENNIHLSFEILGTKFPNKLSFQYRLKLGETWMSVKDNKLDLHYLEPGVYPIDIKIQDFDSGNELIYPLLYLEIEKPFYAKTWFVILSVSILLGLSFLFYRVRLMRLRRVQITEKKKLEYEKRLAEVKFQVVRSQMNSHFIFNVLSSIQYYIIKEKVDDALFYLERFAKLIRTTLDMSSKEIITLKEECEYLRTYVDIENMRLDGRVDFKVDRGAVDIGTVSVPPLLLQPFIENSLVHAFPISVEKPTLTISMYKENDSDLRIEIRDNGIGSASIKEKHHESKGLSIVKERMSLKQHFSEEDLVIVHDSKGTTVKIILKNVLK; this is encoded by the coding sequence ATGAGATATTTACTGACTGTAGTTTTATTTTTAATCCATATTATATCATTTAGCCAAGGAGTAGTTACTAAAAAGTATACGATAGAAAACGGGTTAATGGCTAATGATGTTCGTGCGTTATGTGTAGACTCTAAAGGGATCTTATGGATAGGGTCTCGATCAGGGTTAACTCAAAAAATACAGGGAGTAGTAAGACCTAATGAAGATGCTGCTAGATATAGATATACAAATATCACGGATGTAGTAGAAGATGACTATCAAGGAATATGGGTAGGAAGTTATGGTCAAGGTATTTTGTATAGAGGGAAAGATGAGGTTCGGATTATTAGTACACAGCAAGGTTTAGTATCTAATAGAATACGTCGCATATTCGCTCATGAAGAATATGTATATGTAGCGACTTCAGATGGGGTGTCTATTATATCTATGAAGGATTATTCTATCGTGAACCCAACTTTCCGAGTGAGTGACAATAATCCTTTTGAAGTAAGTGATTTTTTTGTGTATGAAGGAGGTGTATATGTCTCTACTATAAATGACGGTATTTATAAGGTTGTAGAAGATAAATTAGTTCTTGTAGAAAAGGTAGGGAAGGTTTTTGCAGCGATTCAGGTAGACGGACTTGTTTTTTATGGTTGTGAAGAAGGGCTTATTGTCAAAAATATGTCTACTAATACTATTGTAAAAAAGTACGATATTCCCCCTGTAAAAGATATTAAAAGAGCAAATAATCAGCTGTATATAGTCAGTGGAGGAACAGATGATAATAATAGCCATATATATAGATGGGATGGAGTCTCTCTAGAAAATATTACAGAGTATTTAGGGGTATTAGCAACTGATTTTTATTCTATCGGTTATGATGAGAAAAATGATTTTTTATACTTGGGGACTAAATCTCAAGGAGTTTTTCAGGTAGATTTGTTTTCAGCTCTTAGTTTTGATTCTTCTATAGGAGGTGTGTCTGTAATCAAAGAATTAAAGGACAGAATATTCTTATTTAGTACTAAAGGGATGTTTGTCCAAAATAAAAATGGAAAGATATTTGAATTAGCTCTCTCGCGTTTTAAAGAATACCAGGAACAACATTATAAAAAGTATGTAAACCTAACTACAAAGGGTAATCATTTCTATGAAATTGATTATGCTACACTGGCTGAAAGAATTGTGTTTTATTCTGCTGTAGTACATGGAGATTCTATTTGGGTAAGTAGTAATATTGGAGTCTTTCAGGTGGGGTATAATGGATACATCTTATCATATCATTCTATTCATACTTATCAATTTGGTTTTTATCAAAATCAGTTTATAGAAACCAATCCATTTGGAGGAGTTCGTATTTATGAAGATCTATTTAATATGAAGTATAAGTACTTTTTTAGAATGGATAGTAAAAATATACCTAGAGATATAGTTGATATTACTTATGTAGATGATAAAATGTATTTTGCTGGAGCTTTAGATGGTTTATATGTGTTAGATAAAGATGGTTTTTTATCTATAGTGGATACCAACTACTTTATGGAAAATAGGTTAAAAAAAATAGCGAAAGGACCTAATAATACTCTATATGTAGCGACAGATTTTAATGATGTTTATTTATTAGAAACCAAAAGCGGAAAGTATCAAGTAAAAGATTTTATCTCTAATAAAGAAATTGTAGGAAGTAATATCTCATTATTAAAATATTATAAAGACAAGATATTTATAGGCACGAGTAAAGGTTTAAGTGTATTGGGGAAAGACAGTAGATTTTATTTTAATAAAGAACAAGGGCTAGGTAATGCAGAAATATTGTCATACGCTTTAAAAGATAATTTGCTTTACATAGGGACTACAGAAGGGCTCTATGTTTTAGATATAGATTATTTCAATAGAAGAGAAGTAGAATATAATGTCAATATTTCTCAGATAGAAATCAATGGAAAAGAGCTAAATAAAAAAGGGGTAGTATATTATGATATTAGAGAATTATACTTAAAGAGTAAAGAGAATAATATTCATTTAAGCTTTGAAATTTTAGGCACTAAATTTCCTAATAAATTAAGTTTTCAATATCGTTTAAAATTAGGCGAAACTTGGATGAGTGTTAAGGATAATAAGCTAGATCTCCATTATCTAGAACCAGGTGTGTATCCAATAGATATTAAAATACAAGACTTTGATAGTGGTAATGAATTAATTTACCCATTACTTTATTTAGAAATTGAGAAACCTTTTTATGCTAAAACTTGGTTTGTTATTTTGTCTGTAAGTATATTACTAGGACTTTCTTTTTTATTCTATAGGGTTCGATTGATGCGTTTAAGAAGAGTTCAAATAACAGAGAAAAAGAAGTTAGAATACGAAAAACGCTTAGCTGAGGTTAAATTTCAAGTTGTACGTAGTCAGATGAATTCTCATTTTATTTTTAATGTTTTGAGTTCGATTCAATATTATATTATAAAAGAAAAAGTAGATGATGCCTTGTTTTACCTTGAGCGCTTTGCTAAGTTGATACGTACTACTTTAGATATGTCTAGTAAAGAAATAATAACTTTAAAAGAAGAGTGTGAATATTTAAGAACTTATGTAGATATTGAGAATATGCGCTTAGATGGTCGTGTGGATTTTAAAGTAGATAGAGGAGCTGTAGATATTGGCACAGTGAGTGTTCCACCGTTATTATTACAACCATTTATAGAAAATAGTTTGGTACATGCTTTTCCCATATCAGTAGAAAAACCAACTCTGACTATCTCAATGTATAAAGAGAATGACAGTGATTTAAGAATAGAGATTCGAGATAATGGTATTGGCAGTGCTTCAATAAAAGAAAAACACCATGAGTCTAAAGGGCTTTCTATTGTAAAAGAAAGAATGTCTTTAAAACAACACTTTTCGGAAGAGGATTTGGTTATTGTTCACGATAGTAAAGGGACAACTGTCAAAATCATATTAAAAAATGTATTAAAGTAG